The proteins below come from a single Chryseobacterium capnotolerans genomic window:
- a CDS encoding efflux RND transporter permease subunit — translation MKLAEISIKRPSLVIVLFTILTLGGILSYTLMGYELIPKFETNMVTISTVYPGASPAEVETSVTRKIEDAVGSLENVKKVESSSYESLSVIMVQLNDGADVDYALNDAQRKVNAILADLPDDVKAPSLNKFSLDDLPIITMSISSDKLNSKDLYDLLDKKIEPIFSRVNGVAQVDLVGGQEREIQVNLDEKKLQGYGLSIGDVQQAILSSNLDFPTGSLKTRSTKSTIRLSGKYKSIEEMNNLVVSNKNGAQVRLSDIATVFDSQKDVEKVARFNQFPTILMQVKKQSDANAVAVSESIQKTIKTVEEAYKVQGVKVKIVNDTTEFTLESANHVIFDLFLAIILVAIVMLLFLHSIRNAFIVMVSIPASLVAAFIGMNLMGYTLNLMSLLGLSLVVGILVDDAIVVLENIYRHMEMGKSKIRAAYDGASEIGFTVAAITLVIVVVFLPIAMSSGLVANILAQFCVTVVIATLLSLLASFTIIPWLSSRFGKLEHLTGKNWFEKFILWFEGLIDRFTHWITDILEWCLKTTLRRISTVVITFIILISSFSLVIFGFIGGEFFPPIDRGQFLVQMELSKDATVEKTNQLTLDVEKFLRNDKDVVDLITTVGQQSTGFGGAQATTYQSEVQVNLTDKSERSESTNIKAAKIKRELEEKFTGVEFKTAPIGIMGAENAPIEMVVTAPDNATAVKEATRILELLKKVPGAVDAELSTDSGNPEVQVSIDRDKMASLGLNLSSVGQTMQTAFNGNTDGKFRAGEYEYDINIRFGDVNRQSIDDVKNLMFTNPQGQQIRLSQFAEVKMGSGPSLLERRDKSPSVKVRAKAVGRPVGDVANEWAAKFMNDKKPIGVDYIWSGDMENQQEGFGTLGIALLAAIVLVYLVMVSLYDSFVYPFVVLFSIPLAMIGVMVILALTANSLNIFTMLGMIMLIGLVAKNAIMIVDFTNARKAAGATTHDALIQANHARLRPILMTTIAMIFGMLPIALATGAGAEMNKGLAWVVIGGLTSSLFLTLIIVPVVYSLFDSILRRMGKDTKVDYEAEMKAEYVHRELNEDGFTPKHLDK, via the coding sequence ATGAAGTTAGCAGAAATATCGATTAAAAGACCCTCGCTGGTAATTGTATTATTTACAATTCTGACGCTGGGAGGTATCCTGAGTTATACGCTCATGGGATACGAATTGATTCCGAAGTTTGAAACCAACATGGTAACCATTTCCACGGTGTATCCTGGAGCTTCACCTGCAGAGGTGGAAACGTCCGTCACCCGAAAGATTGAGGATGCCGTAGGTTCTTTGGAAAACGTAAAAAAAGTAGAATCTTCTTCATACGAAAGTTTATCTGTTATCATGGTTCAGCTGAACGATGGAGCTGATGTAGACTATGCCCTGAATGATGCACAGAGAAAGGTAAACGCTATTCTGGCAGACCTTCCTGATGACGTAAAGGCACCGTCACTGAATAAATTCTCTTTAGATGATCTTCCGATCATTACGATGAGTATTTCATCAGATAAACTCAACAGTAAGGATCTTTACGATTTATTGGATAAAAAAATAGAACCTATTTTCTCGCGTGTAAACGGTGTGGCACAGGTTGATCTTGTGGGTGGGCAGGAAAGAGAAATCCAGGTAAATCTTGATGAGAAAAAATTGCAGGGGTACGGACTTTCAATAGGCGATGTACAACAGGCAATTCTTTCATCAAACCTTGATTTCCCTACAGGAAGTTTGAAAACAAGAAGTACAAAATCTACCATTAGATTATCAGGAAAATATAAATCAATTGAAGAAATGAACAACCTTGTGGTGTCCAATAAAAATGGAGCACAGGTTCGTTTATCTGATATTGCAACGGTTTTCGACTCTCAGAAAGATGTTGAAAAAGTAGCCCGATTCAATCAGTTTCCAACGATCTTAATGCAAGTAAAAAAACAATCTGATGCGAATGCGGTTGCTGTATCTGAAAGCATTCAGAAAACAATCAAAACGGTAGAAGAAGCATATAAAGTTCAGGGCGTAAAAGTAAAAATCGTAAATGATACTACAGAATTTACCCTTGAGTCTGCCAACCACGTAATTTTCGACTTATTCTTAGCGATTATCCTTGTGGCAATTGTAATGCTATTGTTCCTTCACAGTATCAGAAACGCATTCATCGTAATGGTATCTATTCCGGCTTCATTGGTAGCAGCGTTCATCGGAATGAACTTGATGGGCTATACATTGAACTTAATGAGTTTATTAGGACTATCGCTGGTGGTAGGGATCCTGGTGGATGACGCGATTGTAGTACTGGAAAACATCTATCGTCACATGGAGATGGGTAAAAGCAAGATCAGAGCGGCATATGACGGAGCATCAGAAATTGGGTTTACCGTAGCAGCAATTACATTGGTAATTGTGGTGGTATTCTTACCGATTGCAATGAGTTCAGGTCTTGTAGCAAATATTCTTGCTCAGTTCTGTGTCACGGTCGTTATTGCAACCCTCTTGTCATTGCTGGCATCATTTACCATCATTCCTTGGTTATCATCAAGATTTGGTAAACTCGAGCACTTAACAGGTAAAAACTGGTTCGAAAAGTTTATCCTTTGGTTTGAAGGGTTGATCGACAGATTCACCCATTGGATTACTGATATTCTTGAGTGGTGTCTGAAAACAACTTTAAGAAGAATTTCTACAGTTGTTATTACATTTATTATTCTAATCAGTTCATTCTCACTGGTCATCTTTGGATTCATTGGAGGAGAATTCTTCCCACCAATTGACCGTGGTCAGTTCTTGGTACAAATGGAGCTTTCTAAAGATGCAACTGTTGAAAAAACGAACCAATTAACATTAGATGTTGAGAAGTTTTTAAGAAATGATAAAGATGTTGTAGACTTGATTACAACGGTGGGGCAGCAGTCAACAGGTTTCGGTGGTGCTCAGGCAACGACTTACCAATCTGAGGTTCAGGTTAACCTTACCGATAAATCTGAACGTTCTGAAAGTACGAACATCAAAGCTGCAAAAATAAAAAGAGAACTGGAGGAGAAATTCACTGGTGTTGAGTTCAAAACAGCTCCAATCGGGATCATGGGTGCAGAAAATGCTCCTATTGAAATGGTAGTAACCGCTCCGGATAACGCAACAGCAGTAAAAGAAGCAACAAGAATCCTTGAGCTATTGAAAAAAGTTCCCGGAGCAGTAGATGCAGAATTATCAACAGATTCTGGAAATCCGGAAGTACAGGTATCTATTGACAGAGATAAAATGGCTTCTCTGGGCTTAAACCTTTCAAGTGTCGGACAAACAATGCAAACAGCATTCAACGGTAATACAGATGGAAAATTCAGAGCTGGAGAGTATGAATATGACATTAACATCCGTTTTGGAGATGTGAACAGACAATCTATCGATGATGTTAAAAACCTAATGTTTACAAACCCTCAGGGTCAGCAGATTCGTCTAAGCCAGTTCGCTGAAGTGAAAATGGGCTCAGGACCAAGTTTGCTTGAACGTAGAGATAAATCTCCTTCTGTAAAAGTAAGAGCTAAAGCAGTAGGTAGACCAGTAGGAGACGTAGCGAACGAGTGGGCTGCTAAGTTCATGAATGATAAAAAACCTATTGGAGTAGATTATATCTGGAGTGGAGATATGGAAAACCAGCAGGAAGGTTTTGGTACTTTAGGAATTGCTTTATTAGCAGCGATCGTACTGGTATATCTTGTAATGGTATCATTGTATGATAGTTTCGTATATCCTTTCGTAGTATTGTTCTCTATTCCGTTAGCGATGATCGGGGTAATGGTAATCCTTGCCTTGACTGCTAACTCATTGAACATCTTTACGATGCTGGGGATGATTATGTTGATTGGTCTTGTCGCGAAGAATGCGATTATGATTGTTGACTTTACGAATGCGAGAAAAGCAGCCGGAGCAACCACTCATGATGCATTGATCCAGGCTAACCATGCCCGTCTTCGTCCGATCCTAATGACAACCATCGCAATGATCTTCGGTATGTTGCCGATCGCATTGGCAACAGGTGCCGGAGCAGAAATGAACAAAGGTCTTGCATGGGTAGTAATCGGTGGTTTAACATCGTCTCTATTCCTTACCTTGATTATTGTACCGGTAGTATACTCTCTATTTGACTCTATTCTAAGAAGAATGGGTAAAGATACCAAAGTAGACTACGAAGCTGAAATGAAGGCTGAATATGTACACAGAGAATTAAATGAAGACGGATTTACCCCTAAGCATTTAGACAAATAA
- a CDS encoding TetR/AcrR family transcriptional regulator, with amino-acid sequence MSNQAKKDQTQELIKETAKKLFFVKGKFDATTQEIADEAGVNRTLINYYFRSRDKLIQIIFDEAQKVEQEKSKIIQNSELPFKEKISQFIESSLSTSLQYPYLETYIVSQINKGTCHHREIEEDILEKMYENIKQEMELGNIEKMAPVQFILNMVSLLVFPSAVRPLFMENLLISDEEYDEIISVRKGIILNMLFKN; translated from the coding sequence ATGTCAAATCAAGCAAAAAAAGACCAAACACAGGAATTGATCAAGGAGACAGCGAAGAAATTATTCTTTGTGAAAGGGAAATTTGATGCTACTACGCAGGAGATTGCAGATGAAGCAGGAGTGAATAGAACCCTTATTAATTATTATTTCAGATCAAGAGACAAACTTATTCAGATCATCTTTGATGAAGCTCAGAAAGTAGAGCAGGAAAAATCAAAGATCATTCAGAATTCGGAGCTTCCATTCAAAGAAAAGATCAGCCAGTTTATAGAAAGCAGCCTTTCTACAAGTCTTCAGTATCCTTATCTGGAAACTTATATCGTTTCACAGATCAATAAAGGAACCTGCCACCACAGGGAGATTGAAGAAGATATCCTGGAAAAAATGTACGAGAATATTAAACAGGAAATGGAGCTAGGTAATATTGAGAAAATGGCTCCGGTTCAGTTTATCCTGAATATGGTTTCATTATTAGTTTTCCCAAGTGCCGTAAGACCATTATTCATGGAGAATTTATTAATTAGTGATGAAGAATATGATGAGATTATTTCCGTGAGAAAGGGGATCATTCTCAATATGTTATTTAAAAATTAA
- a CDS encoding efflux RND transporter periplasmic adaptor subunit, with translation MKKTLIYIIVAAVLVGLAAYKIAGNKEKQTQEVKEVAKQVDKINVNIVTVARENIDTDYSANGTFIPKQEMNQSSEISGRIVSVLVKEGSRVGAGQVLATIKRDAIEVDVTQAQNNLQNAIIDNQRYENAYKTGGVTKQQLDNSRLQLKNMQAAVKAQGVKVNDTSIRAGISGTINKKMVEPGTVVSPGTAMFEIVNINSLKLSVLVDESQIGKIQLGQEVPIKVNVLPEDSFVGRITFIAPKSDASLNFPVEIEVQNRGNLKAGMYATAKFSTNNGAETQNMLTVPAEAFVNGVSSGQLFVVQNGVAKLIKVTIGKVYGDKVQVLSGLNGGEQVVTSGQINLDNGSKVNIIK, from the coding sequence ATGAAAAAAACTTTAATATATATCATCGTAGCAGCTGTACTCGTAGGGTTAGCAGCTTACAAGATTGCCGGTAACAAAGAAAAACAGACTCAGGAAGTAAAGGAGGTTGCCAAGCAGGTAGATAAAATCAACGTTAATATCGTAACCGTTGCTAGAGAAAATATAGATACAGATTATTCTGCAAACGGAACCTTCATCCCTAAACAGGAAATGAACCAGTCTTCTGAGATTTCAGGACGTATTGTGAGTGTTTTGGTAAAAGAAGGTTCAAGAGTTGGAGCTGGTCAGGTATTAGCAACAATTAAAAGAGATGCTATCGAAGTTGATGTTACTCAAGCTCAGAATAATTTACAGAATGCAATTATTGATAACCAACGTTATGAAAATGCATATAAAACAGGTGGTGTTACCAAACAACAGCTTGATAACTCAAGATTACAGCTGAAAAATATGCAGGCTGCAGTAAAAGCTCAGGGTGTTAAAGTGAACGATACAAGCATCCGTGCGGGAATCAGTGGAACCATCAACAAAAAAATGGTAGAGCCGGGAACTGTAGTTTCTCCAGGAACTGCAATGTTTGAGATCGTTAATATCAACAGCTTAAAGCTTTCTGTTTTAGTGGATGAAAGCCAGATTGGAAAAATTCAATTAGGCCAGGAAGTTCCCATTAAAGTTAACGTTTTACCTGAAGATTCTTTCGTAGGTAGAATTACATTTATCGCTCCTAAAAGTGATGCTTCTTTGAATTTCCCTGTTGAAATTGAAGTTCAGAACAGAGGAAATCTAAAAGCCGGTATGTATGCAACCGCTAAATTTAGCACAAACAACGGAGCTGAAACTCAGAATATGCTGACTGTTCCTGCTGAAGCATTCGTAAACGGGGTAAGTTCAGGACAATTATTCGTTGTTCAGAATGGAGTTGCCAAGTTGATCAAAGTAACCATTGGAAAAGTTTACGGAGACAAAGTACAGGTATTGAGCGGGCTGAATGGTGGTGAGCAAGTGGTAACCAGCGGACAGATCAACCTGGACAACGGATCTAAAGTGAACATTATAAAGTAG
- a CDS encoding TolC family protein codes for MKRKRITAQKLKIGIAAAFMIFGFSSVSAQQQVSLQEAIKQALQNKAEAKKAALQVKKAEYKIDEAKAGALPQISVAGGVSYNPIIQETVVEIMGQRNIFKMGQPWNSNISASLNQALFDQRVFIGLKAAKSTREFYVLNSQLTNEQIIVNVATAYYNVFVQEENLKTLETSYSNTEKVRNVIKSLVDNGLAKPIDLDRTNVQLTNIASNKQKLINGVELSKNALKFYMGVPIDSQIELEEKSIEPRPELIAGQINLDNRSEVKVLKKQMELLQFNKKATEAFLYPTVSLQANYGWYGMGTKFPWFNGISNGVNWSDAASVGLNVNIPIFTGGATKSKIQQAEIDIQDLNQDIENTQLSLNLDYKNATTNMENALINIQSMKDNVALAEKVQANTQSNYQYGLATLTDLLDTDNSLTEAKQNYANALLDYKQAEIQLMKAKGELNTLQNP; via the coding sequence ATGAAAAGAAAACGTATAACTGCTCAAAAGCTAAAGATTGGGATAGCTGCAGCATTTATGATTTTCGGTTTTTCATCAGTGTCTGCCCAGCAGCAGGTTTCTCTGCAGGAAGCAATAAAACAGGCACTCCAGAATAAGGCTGAAGCTAAAAAAGCAGCCTTACAGGTTAAAAAAGCCGAATATAAGATTGATGAGGCTAAAGCCGGAGCTCTACCACAGATTAGTGTAGCCGGGGGTGTTTCTTATAATCCTATTATCCAGGAAACAGTAGTGGAAATCATGGGCCAGCGAAACATTTTTAAAATGGGTCAGCCTTGGAACTCCAATATTTCTGCTTCATTGAACCAGGCTCTGTTTGATCAGAGAGTTTTCATCGGTCTAAAGGCAGCAAAATCTACCAGAGAATTCTATGTACTGAACTCTCAGCTTACTAATGAACAGATCATTGTAAATGTAGCAACAGCATATTACAATGTGTTTGTACAGGAAGAAAATCTTAAAACCTTAGAAACAAGCTATTCTAATACTGAAAAAGTAAGAAATGTTATTAAAAGCTTAGTGGACAATGGATTGGCAAAACCAATTGATCTTGATAGAACCAATGTTCAGCTTACCAATATCGCTTCCAATAAACAAAAGCTTATCAACGGTGTAGAGTTGTCTAAAAATGCTCTGAAGTTCTATATGGGAGTTCCAATAGATTCTCAGATTGAGCTGGAAGAAAAAAGTATAGAGCCAAGACCTGAGCTTATCGCTGGACAAATAAACTTAGACAACAGATCTGAAGTTAAAGTGCTTAAAAAGCAAATGGAGCTTTTACAGTTTAACAAAAAAGCGACTGAAGCATTCCTTTACCCTACAGTAAGTCTACAGGCTAACTACGGATGGTACGGAATGGGAACAAAATTCCCTTGGTTCAACGGAATCAGTAATGGTGTAAACTGGAGTGATGCAGCATCCGTTGGATTAAATGTAAATATTCCGATCTTTACAGGTGGGGCTACAAAATCTAAGATTCAACAGGCTGAGATCGATATTCAGGACTTAAATCAGGATATTGAAAATACACAGTTGAGCTTGAATTTAGATTATAAGAACGCAACAACCAATATGGAAAACGCTCTGATCAATATTCAGAGCATGAAGGATAATGTAGCATTGGCAGAAAAAGTACAGGCTAATACACAATCCAACTATCAATACGGTTTGGCAACACTTACAGATCTACTGGATACAGATAATTCATTAACTGAGGCAAAACAAAACTACGCTAATGCCTTATTGGATTACAAGCAGGCTGAAATTCAGTTAATGAAAGCAAAAGGAGAGTTAAACACATTACAAAACCCATAA